Proteins from a genomic interval of Geodermatophilus obscurus DSM 43160:
- a CDS encoding ArsR/SmtB family transcription factor, whose protein sequence is MAITIDDERLDAMFAALADRTRRDIVARLSEGEATVKELAAPYAMSLQAVSQHIGVLERCGLVSRSRHRQTRPCRLEPQALEAAVSWIEESRQAWAERMDRLEAHLDRLQDGQQR, encoded by the coding sequence GTGGCGATCACCATCGACGACGAGCGGCTCGACGCGATGTTCGCCGCGCTGGCCGACCGCACCCGGCGCGACATCGTGGCCCGGTTGAGCGAGGGCGAGGCGACGGTCAAGGAGCTCGCGGCCCCGTACGCCATGAGCCTGCAGGCCGTGTCGCAGCACATCGGGGTGCTCGAGCGGTGCGGCCTGGTCAGCCGCAGCCGGCACCGGCAGACCCGCCCGTGCCGGCTGGAACCGCAGGCGCTGGAGGCCGCGGTGTCCTGGATCGAGGAGAGCCGGCAGGCGTGGGCTGAACGGATGGACCGGCTCGAGGCGCATCTGGACCGCCTGCAGGACGGCCAGCAGCGGTGA
- a CDS encoding enoyl-CoA hydratase/isomerase family protein, with protein sequence MLIAEDRDEVAVLRIEHGRVGALDVQLLDALTEAVTASDRALVITGSGSSFSAGVDLRRILDGGRPYTEELLAALSRTFRAVFDHPRPTVAAVNGHAIAGGCVLALACDLRLMSGGQMGLTELAVGVPFPTSALEIVRHALGSRASQVLLGARTADRERALALGMVDELTEPDELLPRALALATELGARSPESYRLAKVQLHRPANAAIEATAGGDAPVLAGWTSDDTRRRIEAALAALARR encoded by the coding sequence ATGCTGATCGCCGAGGATCGGGATGAGGTCGCCGTCCTGCGCATTGAGCACGGCCGGGTCGGCGCCCTTGACGTGCAGCTGCTGGACGCCCTCACCGAGGCCGTCACCGCGTCCGACCGGGCGCTGGTCATCACCGGCAGCGGCTCGTCCTTCTCCGCCGGGGTGGACCTGCGCCGGATCCTGGACGGCGGCCGGCCCTACACCGAGGAACTCCTGGCTGCGCTGTCCCGCACGTTCCGCGCGGTGTTCGACCATCCGCGCCCGACGGTCGCGGCGGTCAACGGGCACGCGATCGCCGGTGGCTGCGTGCTGGCCCTGGCTTGCGACCTGCGGCTGATGTCGGGCGGACAGATGGGGCTGACCGAGCTGGCGGTCGGCGTCCCCTTCCCGACGTCCGCCCTGGAGATCGTCCGGCACGCGCTCGGCTCCCGCGCCAGCCAGGTGCTGCTCGGCGCGCGAACCGCAGACCGCGAGCGGGCGCTGGCCCTGGGCATGGTCGACGAACTCACCGAGCCCGATGAGCTGCTCCCCCGGGCGCTGGCGCTGGCCACCGAGCTGGGAGCCCGGTCGCCGGAGTCCTACCGGCTGGCCAAGGTCCAACTCCACCGCCCCGCGAACGCGGCGATCGAGGCGACCGCCGGCGGCGACGCGCCCGTCCTCGCCGGCTGGACCTCCGACGACACCCGGCGGCGGATCGAGGCCGCGCTCGCAGCCCTGGCCCGGCGCTAG
- a CDS encoding SRPBCC family protein, translating into MNVDELVHRRVLRAPRELVWRCLTEPTELAQFWGPRGMTAPLDGIVVELHAGGRFETLMVGDHGSHRMIATFTEVVPPERLAWVEPASGVHTTGTLTDLGDGRTEVVIHQRHVPEPMRSPEARAGFLSSLDELEEHLARLIREERP; encoded by the coding sequence GTGAACGTCGACGAGCTGGTCCACCGGCGGGTCCTCCGCGCGCCGCGCGAGCTGGTGTGGCGGTGCCTGACCGAGCCCACGGAGCTCGCGCAGTTCTGGGGGCCGCGCGGCATGACCGCCCCATTGGACGGCATCGTCGTCGAGCTCCACGCCGGAGGCCGGTTCGAGACCCTGATGGTCGGCGACCACGGCAGCCACCGGATGATCGCCACGTTCACCGAGGTGGTGCCGCCCGAACGGCTCGCCTGGGTCGAGCCGGCCAGTGGTGTGCACACGACCGGCACGCTCACCGACCTCGGCGACGGCCGCACCGAGGTCGTCATCCACCAGCGGCACGTGCCCGAGCCGATGCGCTCACCCGAGGCCCGCGCCGGCTTCCTCTCCTCCCTCGACGAGCTCGAGGAGCACCTCGCCCGCCTGATCCGAGAGGAGCGACCGTGA
- a CDS encoding alpha/beta fold hydrolase: MTYETASSADGTSIAYEVFGAGPLLIAVCGATCDRALMRSTAQALGRYFTTVNYDRRGRGDSGDTLPYAVGREIEDIAALIDRIGGPAHLYGHSSGAGLVLHAVAAGLPVDEFVLHDPPYSPDDESSRDEARRYGQTIRSLLAQGRRADALETFCRLTGMPEGVIDGMRGTRRWAELTALAPTLGYDSAVMGDLESGGAVPEEVAVRVTRPGLVLVGGESPPFMMEVGRRLAHLLPEGRLQVVEGHGHVVPPDVLAPVVAENLRG; encoded by the coding sequence ATGACGTACGAGACGGCCTCCTCCGCTGACGGCACCTCCATCGCCTACGAAGTCTTCGGCGCCGGCCCGCTGCTGATCGCTGTCTGTGGTGCCACGTGCGACCGCGCCCTGATGCGTTCCACGGCCCAGGCGCTCGGCAGGTACTTCACGACCGTCAACTACGACCGGCGAGGTCGCGGCGACAGCGGTGACACGCTCCCCTATGCGGTCGGTCGAGAGATCGAGGACATCGCCGCGTTGATCGACCGGATCGGCGGCCCGGCCCACCTCTACGGCCATTCCTCGGGTGCCGGCCTGGTGCTGCACGCCGTCGCTGCAGGGCTGCCCGTGGACGAGTTCGTCCTGCACGATCCGCCGTACTCGCCCGACGACGAGTCCTCGCGGGACGAGGCGCGCCGCTACGGACAGACCATCCGCAGCCTGCTCGCACAGGGCAGGCGGGCTGACGCGCTGGAGACGTTCTGCCGCCTCACCGGGATGCCGGAGGGGGTGATCGACGGAATGCGCGGAACGCGCAGGTGGGCGGAGCTGACCGCGCTGGCACCCACCCTCGGGTACGACTCAGCGGTGATGGGCGACCTCGAGAGCGGCGGCGCAGTTCCGGAGGAGGTCGCAGTCCGGGTCACTCGGCCCGGTCTCGTCCTGGTCGGCGGCGAGAGCCCGCCGTTCATGATGGAGGTGGGCCGGCGGCTGGCACACCTCCTGCCCGAGGGCCGTCTCCAGGTGGTCGAAGGGCATGGCCACGTCGTGCCGCCGGACGTGCTGGCACCGGTGGTCGCGGAGAACCTGCGCGGCTGA
- a CDS encoding VOC family protein, producing MTETASRRPPMAGLHHFSPTVTDVEASAAWYERVLGLQRIPPPFPHYGNEETGYAVVLTDMAAGVTIGLHHNVANRGEPCDETRTGVDHVAIAVPARSDLDAWAAWLDHLGVKHAGVTDVTDPLKFSVLVFRDPDNIQLEMFYMDPQ from the coding sequence ATGACCGAGACCGCGAGCCGGCGGCCGCCAATGGCTGGCCTCCATCATTTCTCGCCCACCGTTACGGACGTCGAGGCCAGCGCCGCGTGGTACGAGCGGGTGCTCGGGCTGCAGAGGATTCCGCCTCCGTTCCCCCATTACGGAAACGAAGAGACCGGCTACGCCGTCGTTCTGACCGACATGGCGGCCGGGGTCACGATTGGCCTGCACCATAACGTGGCAAACCGGGGGGAGCCATGCGATGAGACGCGAACCGGAGTTGACCATGTTGCGATCGCAGTTCCCGCTCGGTCGGACTTGGATGCCTGGGCCGCGTGGCTTGATCACCTTGGGGTGAAGCATGCGGGTGTCACCGATGTCACTGATCCCCTGAAGTTCTCGGTGCTCGTCTTCCGTGACCCTGACAACATCCAGTTGGAGATGTTCTACATGGACCCTCAGTGA
- a CDS encoding maleylpyruvate isomerase family mycothiol-dependent enzyme translates to MTDLQSWVAPTYDGLADLLASAPAETWDAPSLCEKWQVRHVVAHVTMPARLTPEHFGAEMAAAGGDFTVLSDTVAARDASLPLADQLDALRSPLLHAWQPPGGAAGALNHAVIHSLDVTVALDRPTVAPGEAVVAVLDQLTAANGALFGVDLTGVRLEAADTGWSWGSGDAVRADSGLLVALLSGRTLPDGRALPRG, encoded by the coding sequence GTGACCGACCTGCAGTCCTGGGTGGCACCGACCTACGACGGCCTCGCCGACCTGCTCGCCTCCGCGCCCGCCGAGACCTGGGACGCCCCGTCGTTGTGCGAGAAGTGGCAGGTCCGGCACGTGGTCGCGCACGTCACGATGCCGGCACGGCTGACACCCGAGCACTTCGGCGCCGAGATGGCGGCGGCCGGCGGGGACTTCACCGTGCTCTCCGACACCGTGGCCGCGCGCGACGCATCGCTGCCGCTCGCCGACCAGCTGGACGCGCTGCGCTCCCCGTTGCTGCACGCGTGGCAGCCGCCGGGCGGCGCGGCCGGTGCGCTCAACCACGCCGTCATCCACTCCCTCGACGTCACCGTCGCGCTCGACCGGCCGACGGTCGCGCCGGGAGAGGCCGTGGTCGCCGTCCTCGACCAGCTCACCGCCGCCAACGGCGCACTGTTCGGCGTCGACCTGACCGGCGTCCGCCTCGAGGCCGCCGACACCGGCTGGAGCTGGGGCAGCGGTGACGCCGTGCGCGCCGACAGCGGTCTCCTCGTGGCGCTCCTGAGCGGCCGCACCCTGCCCGACGGCCGGGCCCTGCCTCGCGGCTGA